One region of Paenibacillus polymyxa M1 genomic DNA includes:
- a CDS encoding response regulator transcription factor, whose protein sequence is MSEQSNRILIVDDEERIRRLLRMYLEKEGYEIEEAEDGEIALQKATASDYSIILLDVMLPGMDGIEVCTRLRQTKSTPVIMLTAKGEEVNRVQGFEVGADDYVVKPFSPREVIYRVKAILRRSSETAFLTKEAVPSNSIVFPNLIIEHDAHRVTAGGIEISLTPKEYELLHYLAVSPDKVFSREELLKDVWNYEFFGDLRTVDTHVKRLREKLNKVSPEAAAMITTVWGVGYKLEVPK, encoded by the coding sequence ATGTCAGAACAAAGCAACCGCATATTAATTGTAGATGATGAAGAACGCATTCGCCGCCTTCTGCGGATGTATCTGGAAAAAGAAGGATACGAGATTGAAGAAGCTGAGGATGGCGAGATTGCTCTCCAAAAAGCGACTGCAAGCGATTACAGTATTATTTTGCTCGATGTGATGCTTCCGGGTATGGACGGGATTGAAGTGTGTACACGGCTGCGCCAAACCAAATCTACACCTGTGATTATGCTGACAGCCAAAGGCGAGGAAGTGAACCGCGTGCAAGGCTTCGAAGTCGGAGCTGATGATTACGTGGTCAAGCCCTTCAGCCCGCGAGAGGTCATTTATCGGGTAAAGGCAATTTTACGACGGTCGTCGGAGACTGCTTTTTTAACGAAAGAGGCTGTGCCAAGCAATAGTATTGTTTTTCCAAATCTTATTATTGAGCATGATGCACACCGGGTAACTGCAGGCGGAATTGAAATCAGTCTAACGCCTAAAGAGTACGAGCTGTTGCATTATTTGGCGGTGTCGCCAGATAAAGTCTTCTCACGCGAAGAACTGCTGAAAGATGTTTGGAATTACGAATTTTTTGGTGATCTACGCACCGTGGACACGCATGTGAAACGGCTTCGTGAAAAGCTGAATAAGGTATCGCCAGAGGCAGCGGCTATGATTACGACCGTATGGGGCGTAGGTTATAAGCTGGAGGTTCCAAAATAA
- a CDS encoding segregation and condensation protein A, with amino-acid sequence MTVVNYKLETFEGPLDLLLHLIDKAEIDIQDIPISDITDQYMAFLHSMQELELDITSEFLVMAATLLSIKSKLLLPKPPVMEYDDLDYYEEEDYDPREELVRKLVEYRKYKGIARHLSEREWERSLIYGKEPEDLSAFLPTEPANPVHGLHASDLVAAFQRALRKAERRTTVTRVHRDEISVKDRIRQVIGALEMVGTGGRLLFSKLMHEDMYRHEVVVTFLAILELMKMKQIFCYQEKLFDDIVMEWRGDLRVNGLSEAEINY; translated from the coding sequence TTGACAGTCGTAAATTACAAGCTGGAAACATTCGAGGGTCCGCTGGATCTACTGTTGCATCTGATTGATAAAGCCGAGATTGACATTCAGGATATCCCGATTAGCGATATTACTGATCAGTACATGGCTTTTTTGCACAGTATGCAGGAGCTGGAGCTGGACATTACAAGCGAGTTTCTAGTGATGGCGGCGACGCTCTTATCCATTAAGAGTAAATTGTTGCTTCCCAAGCCACCTGTGATGGAATATGACGATTTGGATTATTATGAAGAAGAGGACTATGATCCACGCGAGGAACTGGTTCGCAAGCTGGTGGAGTATCGCAAATACAAAGGGATTGCTCGCCACCTGAGTGAACGTGAGTGGGAACGGAGTCTGATTTATGGCAAGGAGCCGGAAGATTTGAGCGCATTCTTGCCAACCGAACCCGCGAATCCGGTGCATGGGCTGCATGCAAGTGATTTGGTCGCGGCCTTTCAGCGTGCATTGCGCAAAGCTGAACGACGTACGACGGTAACCCGTGTTCATCGGGACGAAATTTCAGTCAAGGACCGTATCCGGCAAGTTATCGGGGCGTTAGAGATGGTGGGGACTGGAGGACGGTTGCTGTTCTCCAAGCTGATGCATGAGGACATGTATCGGCATGAGGTGGTTGTAACCTTTTTGGCTATCCTTGAATTGATGAAAATGAAGCAAATCTTCTGTTATCAGGAGAAGCTTTTCGATGATATTGTAATGGAGTGGAGAGGGGATTTACGGGTTAATGGATTATCTGAAGCTGAAATCAATTATTGA
- a CDS encoding DUF2953 domain-containing protein: MWKWISIATIIVIFIVLAILLSRIRLKLEIAKHDNDDRAHLEIRILYGLVKMDYDIPAILITGLKKGLLYRLDRNKNIHKTDASVDSGNIDIEKIKQFIHDIRVLLKGTQSLQRWLRHTLAHVTVSKMEWSTNISLADAAYTATSTGMLWGLKTTLIGFASSIVRMDCTPKVFVVPYWVDRLRFTTILNCEAKISLGYLIFSMLRLAFRIWRVPGGPEAWKRVISKNPENQQASSEE, encoded by the coding sequence GTGTGGAAATGGATCAGTATCGCCACCATCATCGTTATATTCATCGTACTGGCTATTCTGCTCTCTCGTATTCGATTGAAGCTGGAAATTGCCAAGCATGACAATGATGATCGGGCGCATCTAGAGATCAGAATTCTGTACGGGTTGGTCAAAATGGATTACGATATTCCAGCCATTCTCATAACAGGTTTGAAAAAAGGGCTTCTCTATCGGCTTGACCGCAATAAAAACATACATAAAACGGATGCTTCTGTGGATAGCGGAAATATTGATATCGAAAAAATCAAGCAATTTATACATGATATACGGGTTTTGCTCAAAGGAACACAATCTTTACAGCGATGGCTGCGACATACATTGGCCCATGTAACAGTGTCCAAAATGGAGTGGTCTACCAATATTAGTCTGGCTGACGCAGCTTATACAGCGACCTCAACTGGTATGTTATGGGGGCTAAAAACGACCTTGATCGGTTTTGCTTCCAGCATTGTGCGCATGGACTGTACCCCAAAGGTGTTTGTTGTGCCTTATTGGGTGGACCGACTACGTTTTACTACCATCTTGAACTGTGAAGCAAAAATATCGCTCGGTTATTTAATCTTTTCCATGCTCAGATTAGCTTTCCGCATATGGCGTGTTCCGGGAGGACCAGAGGCATGGAAGCGGGTTATTTCCAAAAATCCTGAGAATCAACAAGCCAGCAGTGAGGAATAA
- the scpB gene encoding SMC-Scp complex subunit ScpB — translation MDYLKLKSIIEGLLFLAGEEGLSTKQIADIVEQQQELVEKCLEDMKQDMEQGGRGLQLVRIAGHYQLATLSEHAPYFEKLAYSPARASLSQAALETLAIVAYRQPITRVEIEEIRGVKSERAIHTLVNKELIEEKGRAEAIGRPILYGTTKSFLDYFGLGSLEDLPQPEQFEDSDNLEEETQLLFERLESSQPAENDSDLES, via the coding sequence ATGGATTATCTGAAGCTGAAATCAATTATTGAGGGGCTGCTGTTTCTTGCGGGAGAGGAAGGGTTGTCCACCAAGCAGATCGCCGACATTGTAGAGCAGCAGCAAGAGCTGGTTGAAAAGTGTCTGGAGGATATGAAACAGGACATGGAGCAGGGAGGAAGAGGCCTGCAGCTTGTCCGTATTGCTGGCCATTATCAGCTTGCAACCTTATCCGAACATGCACCCTATTTTGAAAAGCTCGCCTACTCTCCGGCACGTGCCTCACTGTCTCAAGCTGCTTTGGAGACACTGGCTATTGTGGCCTATCGCCAGCCCATTACAAGAGTTGAAATCGAAGAAATTCGGGGTGTCAAATCCGAGCGGGCCATACATACACTGGTCAACAAGGAGCTCATTGAAGAGAAAGGTCGAGCTGAGGCCATCGGACGACCAATATTGTATGGAACGACGAAATCATTCTTGGATTATTTCGGTCTAGGCTCTCTCGAAGATCTGCCGCAACCGGAGCAGTTCGAGGATTCAGACAATTTGGAAGAAGAGACACAGCTATTGTTCGAGCGTCTGGAGAGCAGCCAGCCTGCAGAGAACGATTCGGATCTGGAATCCTAA
- the ribB gene encoding 3,4-dihydroxy-2-butanone-4-phosphate synthase, protein MDRGIQTSATTNIMEQGELHHDEEIRLDSIEEALEDLKNGKVVIVVDDEQRENEGDFIALAEKASPEVINFMITEGRGLVCVPITQHRAEALELHPMVEQNTDFHGTAFTVSVDHMKTTTGISAAERSLTVRALADEAITGSDFRKPGHMFPLIARDGGVLQRAGHTEAAVDLARLSGFKPAGVICEIIKEDGSMARLPDLAVIAKRHQLKLISIQHLIEYRRRLSL, encoded by the coding sequence ATGGATAGAGGCATCCAAACAAGTGCGACGACAAACATCATGGAGCAGGGCGAGTTGCACCATGACGAAGAGATTCGATTGGATTCCATCGAAGAAGCATTGGAGGATTTAAAGAACGGCAAAGTCGTTATTGTAGTGGATGATGAACAGCGGGAAAATGAAGGCGACTTTATCGCTTTGGCTGAAAAAGCATCGCCTGAGGTCATCAACTTCATGATTACAGAAGGTCGCGGGTTGGTCTGCGTGCCGATCACACAGCACAGAGCCGAGGCATTGGAATTGCATCCTATGGTAGAGCAAAACACAGATTTTCACGGTACCGCCTTTACGGTATCGGTAGATCATATGAAGACAACAACGGGGATTTCAGCGGCCGAGCGCTCTTTGACTGTTCGCGCCTTAGCCGACGAAGCAATCACGGGCAGCGATTTCCGCAAACCTGGTCACATGTTCCCGCTAATTGCTCGCGATGGTGGGGTCTTGCAACGCGCTGGTCATACTGAAGCGGCTGTCGATCTGGCCCGACTCAGCGGCTTCAAGCCCGCCGGGGTCATTTGCGAAATTATAAAGGAAGATGGCTCAATGGCCCGCTTGCCTGATTTGGCCGTGATCGCCAAGCGACATCAATTGAAGCTGATTAGCATTCAACATTTAATTGAATACCGTCGTCGTTTGTCATTGTAA
- a CDS encoding pseudouridine synthase: protein MERLQKILAQAGVASRRKCEELIQAGSVEVNGVTVTELGTKADPDQDMITVKGRPIKTEKKIYLMMNKPKGVITSASDPEGRKIVSDYLKGVKERVYPVGRLDYDTEGLLLLTNDGEFANLLTHPKHHVPKTYVATVKGVPHGTELDKLKKGIVLEDGITAPAEVEYKDVDPDGKESVIQITIYEGRNRQVRRMFEAISHPVIRLKRIAFGDLLLQNLKRGLTRPLTKDEINRLIQLAKSDNTKKKRTGRGS, encoded by the coding sequence ATGGAAAGATTGCAGAAAATATTGGCCCAAGCCGGTGTAGCTTCCAGACGTAAATGTGAGGAGCTTATTCAGGCGGGCAGTGTGGAAGTAAACGGGGTTACCGTAACTGAGCTGGGAACGAAAGCAGACCCTGATCAAGATATGATTACAGTAAAGGGACGCCCGATCAAAACTGAGAAAAAAATCTATTTGATGATGAACAAACCCAAAGGGGTCATTACAAGCGCTTCCGATCCGGAAGGTCGCAAAATTGTGTCTGACTATCTAAAAGGCGTCAAGGAACGCGTATATCCGGTCGGACGTCTTGATTACGACACCGAAGGGCTGCTGTTGCTTACCAATGACGGAGAGTTCGCCAATCTGCTCACCCATCCCAAGCATCATGTGCCGAAGACGTATGTGGCTACAGTCAAAGGCGTTCCGCACGGTACTGAGCTGGACAAGCTGAAAAAAGGAATCGTGCTGGAGGATGGCATTACTGCACCGGCCGAGGTAGAATATAAGGATGTAGATCCGGACGGTAAGGAATCTGTGATCCAGATTACCATTTATGAAGGCAGAAATCGCCAGGTAAGACGGATGTTTGAGGCCATTTCGCACCCAGTCATCCGACTCAAGCGGATTGCTTTTGGGGATCTATTGCTTCAAAACTTGAAGCGTGGTCTCACCAGACCCCTAACCAAGGACGAAATCAACCGTCTCATTCAACTTGCCAAATCAGACAACACGAAAAAGAAACGGACAGGACGGGGGTCATAA
- the ytfJ gene encoding GerW family sporulation protein, which translates to MSDHPIQGLMQTAMENIKAMVDVNTIVGDAVETPDGSVILPISKVGFGFAAGGSDFNVDEEALHTSSASGNHSGKEVHPFGGGSGGGVSIHPIAFLVVGKQGAQIVPLDNQTHLFEKIIDSTPYLIDKVQSIFQNSGSNMQTPPPQVPANANTDQSQSGPAYL; encoded by the coding sequence ATGTCAGATCATCCGATTCAAGGGCTCATGCAAACCGCGATGGAGAACATCAAGGCCATGGTGGACGTGAATACGATTGTGGGAGACGCGGTGGAAACACCCGATGGTTCCGTTATTTTGCCAATCAGTAAGGTAGGATTTGGGTTCGCAGCCGGGGGAAGTGATTTTAACGTAGATGAAGAGGCGCTCCATACTTCCTCAGCATCCGGTAATCATAGTGGGAAGGAAGTACATCCTTTTGGTGGCGGTAGCGGTGGTGGTGTATCTATTCATCCCATTGCCTTTCTAGTTGTCGGCAAACAGGGAGCACAAATCGTTCCGCTGGACAATCAAACGCATCTGTTTGAGAAAATCATCGACTCCACACCATACCTGATCGATAAGGTTCAGTCTATCTTCCAGAATTCAGGCAGCAACATGCAGACTCCACCTCCACAGGTACCTGCAAATGCTAATACTGACCAAAGTCAATCTGGACCGGCTTACTTGTAA
- a CDS encoding spore maturation protein, producing the protein MLNFINLVSTWAIPVILAFIPLYAYAKKVPVYDSFVDGAKDGFSTAISIIPHLVGMMVAISIFRASGALDYVISWVTPWIKNWGVPGEVLPLGLLRPLTGTGSLAFTTDLIRTYGPDSMIGRIASTIQGSTDTTLYVLTVYFGAVGIRNGRYALKVGLFSDVVGFVAAIAICLLVF; encoded by the coding sequence ATGCTGAATTTTATTAACCTCGTATCGACTTGGGCCATCCCGGTTATTCTTGCTTTTATTCCTTTATATGCATATGCCAAAAAGGTCCCTGTCTACGATTCTTTTGTAGATGGAGCCAAAGACGGCTTTTCTACCGCCATCAGCATTATTCCTCATCTTGTAGGCATGATGGTGGCGATTAGCATTTTTCGAGCATCCGGCGCTTTGGACTATGTAATATCCTGGGTAACCCCGTGGATTAAAAACTGGGGCGTACCTGGCGAGGTGCTGCCTTTAGGCTTGCTCCGTCCATTGACGGGCACTGGTTCACTTGCGTTCACGACGGATCTAATTCGCACTTATGGTCCCGATTCCATGATCGGTCGGATTGCTTCAACGATTCAGGGCAGCACAGATACGACGCTGTATGTATTAACTGTATATTTTGGTGCGGTAGGTATCCGCAATGGACGATATGCCTTGAAGGTGGGACTATTTTCAGATGTGGTTGGTTTTGTGGCGGCTATTGCCATTTGTTTGCTTGTATTTTGA
- the ribE gene encoding 6,7-dimethyl-8-ribityllumazine synthase — translation MARFLEGNLVSSGLKYGIVVGRFNEFITSKLLSGALDALQRHGAQEDEIDVAWVPGAFEISLIAQKMAASGKYDAVITLGTVIRGSTSHYDIVCNEVAKGVAASSLKTGVPIIFGVVTTENIEQAIERAGTKAGNKGWDSALAAIEMANLGKQF, via the coding sequence ATGGCACGTTTTCTGGAAGGTAATCTTGTATCAAGTGGTTTAAAGTATGGTATTGTGGTGGGCAGATTTAATGAGTTTATTACAAGCAAACTGTTAAGTGGTGCGCTTGACGCACTTCAACGACATGGTGCACAGGAAGATGAAATTGATGTAGCATGGGTGCCGGGTGCATTTGAAATCTCACTTATTGCACAAAAAATGGCTGCAAGCGGAAAATATGATGCCGTCATTACGCTTGGCACGGTTATCCGTGGCTCTACTTCACACTATGATATCGTCTGCAATGAAGTGGCCAAGGGTGTGGCGGCAAGCAGTCTGAAAACGGGTGTCCCCATTATTTTTGGTGTAGTGACTACGGAAAATATTGAGCAGGCTATTGAACGAGCAGGTACGAAGGCTGGTAATAAAGGTTGGGATTCTGCGCTGGCTGCGATTGAAATGGCCAATCTCGGTAAGCAGTTCTAA
- a CDS encoding IDEAL domain-containing protein, translated as MIKLNTVEIIEIIKKQIPKVMNITPVELKFTDDFGRASLAATEHKFTLTNQHYSAKVMDCVLETQVRPILMCEIIYFLKCEFIDGHVDVRLDYEACSEGERGPVASAVITFDHDTQLGVDELADLIDLALHMNDKSWFEELSSQYVKTKAGASIR; from the coding sequence ATGATTAAGCTGAATACAGTTGAAATAATTGAAATTATAAAGAAGCAAATCCCCAAGGTTATGAACATCACGCCAGTGGAACTCAAGTTTACGGATGATTTTGGACGGGCATCGCTGGCGGCAACTGAACACAAATTCACGCTGACGAACCAGCATTATTCTGCCAAGGTGATGGATTGCGTGTTAGAAACACAAGTGCGCCCTATTTTAATGTGTGAAATTATTTATTTTCTAAAATGCGAGTTTATTGATGGACATGTGGATGTACGACTGGATTATGAAGCATGTTCTGAGGGAGAGCGAGGACCTGTCGCTTCGGCCGTTATTACCTTTGACCATGATACACAGCTTGGAGTCGACGAACTGGCCGATCTGATTGATCTGGCACTTCATATGAATGATAAATCCTGGTTTGAAGAACTCTCCAGCCAATATGTCAAAACCAAAGCAGGAGCTTCTATTAGATAA
- the ribE gene encoding riboflavin synthase: protein MFTGLVEEVGRIQSISKSGEAMVLGISGSVVLGDLKIGDSVSVNGVCLTAIQIGTKDFKVDVMPETFRSSNLRELRSGSRVNLERAMAANGRFGGHIVQGHVDGTGTIRGVTSDQNAVVFEVEPSDQALFKYVLLKGSITIDGISLTVAQRTRDSFAVSIIPHTLAETALQAKREGDTVNIECDILGKYVEQLLHYRGSVPMERADQAPLSLDYLAKHGFA, encoded by the coding sequence ATGTTTACCGGATTGGTCGAGGAAGTGGGTCGCATTCAAAGTATTTCTAAGAGCGGTGAAGCGATGGTGCTGGGGATTTCGGGTTCTGTGGTATTGGGCGATTTGAAAATCGGCGATAGTGTCTCGGTAAATGGGGTTTGCCTGACGGCAATACAGATTGGTACTAAAGATTTTAAGGTTGATGTGATGCCAGAGACTTTTCGCAGCAGTAATCTAAGGGAACTCAGATCCGGCAGCCGAGTCAACCTGGAGCGGGCGATGGCGGCGAATGGAAGGTTCGGAGGACATATCGTACAGGGACATGTAGACGGAACGGGTACGATTCGCGGAGTGACATCAGACCAGAATGCGGTTGTGTTCGAAGTTGAGCCTTCTGATCAAGCATTATTCAAATATGTTCTCCTCAAAGGGTCAATTACAATTGATGGTATCAGCCTCACAGTCGCGCAGCGTACGAGAGATAGCTTTGCCGTATCCATCATCCCCCACACCTTAGCCGAAACGGCCTTACAAGCCAAACGTGAGGGAGACACTGTGAATATTGAATGCGACATATTGGGCAAATATGTGGAGCAGCTTTTACATTACAGAGGTTCAGTACCGATGGAGAGAGCAGATCAAGCTCCTCTTAGTTTGGACTATTTGGCGAAACACGGCTTTGCTTGA
- a CDS encoding nucleoside recognition domain-containing protein: MIHLIWVALICIGFVFAAAQGNIEVVTKAAFDGATTGVTVCFGLISVLVFWMGMMRLAEDGGLLQKISKLLSPLVAFLFPDVPRNHPAMGYILSNMSANLLGLGNAATPMGIKAMQELQTLNPDKQTATPAMCTLLALNTASITLIPTTLIAIRLNFHSAHPAEIVGTTLVATAIATFAAIAADRWYRSRELRRRPPANPPSQTSLAPRTSQAPTSVASSHVPPISSPAVPRTGITATKGRDTTWKG, encoded by the coding sequence ATGATTCATCTCATATGGGTGGCTTTGATTTGTATAGGATTTGTATTTGCAGCCGCACAGGGAAATATAGAGGTGGTGACGAAGGCGGCTTTTGACGGGGCAACTACGGGTGTTACAGTATGCTTTGGACTGATAAGTGTGCTGGTATTCTGGATGGGCATGATGAGGCTGGCTGAAGACGGTGGGCTCTTGCAGAAAATATCTAAGCTGCTTTCTCCTTTGGTCGCCTTTCTCTTTCCTGATGTTCCGCGTAATCATCCCGCTATGGGCTACATTTTGTCCAATATGAGCGCCAATCTGCTCGGATTGGGGAATGCAGCAACGCCCATGGGGATCAAGGCGATGCAAGAGTTACAAACGCTCAATCCTGATAAGCAAACCGCTACACCTGCCATGTGTACGCTGCTCGCGCTGAATACAGCCAGCATTACGCTTATTCCTACAACGTTGATCGCCATTCGGCTAAATTTTCATTCCGCCCACCCGGCTGAAATCGTCGGAACGACACTGGTGGCGACCGCAATAGCCACCTTTGCTGCCATTGCGGCGGATCGTTGGTATCGTAGTCGAGAATTGCGCCGCCGTCCTCCAGCGAATCCGCCATCCCAGACCTCCTTGGCGCCACGTACCTCGCAAGCACCAACATCTGTGGCTTCTTCACATGTACCGCCCATATCTTCACCTGCCGTGCCGCGAACGGGAATCACAGCTACCAAGGGCAGGGACACCACTTGGAAAGGATGA
- a CDS encoding D-alanyl-D-alanine carboxypeptidase family protein, whose product MFKKKQHIHADHSHFKNKARAFVLPLALMFVLSLPLTLLSPQPVLGAVTTEATPPALGTHAQAASLIDVTSGRIIYSAEGDRELRIASLTKIMTAIVAIEHGRLQDRVKVSSTAYAKEGSSLFLQMGEQMTLENMLYGLMLRSGNDAASAIAEHVGGTEEGFVHLMNDKAVQLGLNHTHFANPHGLDADGHYSSANDMARLTAYALHNPTFARIVKTELKKAPNPNDSWDYSWHNKNKMLRLYEGADGVKTGFTKKAFRCLVSSATREGRQLAAVTLNDGDDWNDHARMLDYGFRYYPLIPITDKQQPIDGYPLLTGASFSYPLHDGEKTQLHKRLVLFKNSASADRADVSFGLRGRVEFLLEGKLIGSVPVYEKGSKLPTQTIVQPQQEAPTAQVPANHTQPRGWTSKWNEILKNLFRS is encoded by the coding sequence ATGTTTAAAAAAAAACAACATATCCATGCGGACCACAGCCATTTTAAGAATAAGGCACGCGCATTTGTTTTACCGCTAGCGCTTATGTTTGTTTTGTCATTGCCGCTTACATTGCTGAGTCCACAGCCTGTTCTGGGAGCGGTGACAACAGAAGCAACACCGCCCGCGTTAGGAACTCATGCACAGGCTGCTTCTTTAATTGATGTCACATCAGGACGGATCATATATTCAGCCGAAGGTGACCGGGAGCTCCGAATAGCTAGCCTAACCAAAATTATGACTGCGATTGTAGCCATTGAACATGGACGCTTGCAGGACCGAGTAAAAGTGAGTTCAACGGCGTATGCCAAAGAAGGCTCCTCGCTTTTTCTGCAAATGGGTGAACAAATGACGCTGGAAAATATGCTATACGGCTTAATGCTCCGTTCGGGTAATGATGCAGCTTCTGCCATTGCCGAGCATGTTGGGGGGACAGAGGAGGGATTTGTCCATTTAATGAATGACAAGGCGGTTCAGCTTGGGCTAAACCATACGCATTTTGCTAATCCTCATGGGCTGGATGCCGATGGACATTATTCCTCAGCCAACGATATGGCCCGGCTCACTGCTTATGCGCTGCATAACCCAACTTTTGCCCGTATCGTAAAAACAGAACTGAAGAAAGCACCGAACCCCAACGATTCCTGGGACTATTCATGGCATAATAAAAACAAAATGCTGCGGCTGTATGAGGGAGCTGACGGTGTAAAAACAGGCTTCACTAAAAAAGCGTTTCGTTGCCTGGTCAGCTCGGCCACACGTGAGGGGCGCCAGCTCGCTGCTGTTACCTTGAATGACGGGGACGATTGGAATGACCATGCCCGTATGCTTGATTACGGCTTTCGATATTATCCTCTCATTCCGATTACGGACAAGCAGCAGCCTATTGATGGTTACCCCCTCTTGACAGGGGCGAGTTTCTCTTATCCTCTACATGATGGTGAGAAGACTCAATTGCACAAAAGACTGGTGTTGTTTAAAAATTCCGCTTCGGCGGATAGAGCTGACGTGTCTTTTGGTTTACGAGGACGGGTCGAATTTTTACTGGAAGGTAAATTGATCGGTTCTGTTCCTGTATATGAAAAAGGTAGTAAGCTGCCTACTCAAACTATTGTACAGCCACAGCAGGAGGCTCCGACTGCACAAGTTCCTGCAAACCATACTCAGCCACGAGGTTGGACGAGCAAATGGAATGAAATTCTTAAAAATCTGTTCAGATCATAA